Genomic window (Vigna unguiculata cultivar IT97K-499-35 chromosome 10, ASM411807v1, whole genome shotgun sequence):
ATCAACGCTGCAGGGATGGTTGACAAAACCCTCAACCTCCGGCGAACCCGaactttgttttcttcttcttcttgttgcGGCGGCGGTGGGTCGTCCCCGGCGCCGGTGGTGAGAACGAGGAAGAGGACGGCGGCGAGGGCGACGGCGACGCCGTCGAGGGCGAGCCAGGGGCGCGGAGGGCCGGATTTTGATTTGGCGAGGTCTTGGTCGTAGCGAATGTATTTGACGGCGGAGAAGGCGAAGGTGAGGCCCTGGGAGAGTTGGACGCCGCGGACGACGGGGAGAGGGAGGTAGCGGTAGAGGACGGACATTAGACCGGTGGCTCCGAGGACTAGGAGGACGGCGGCCACGGAGAGTCCGGCGGCGGAGATCTGGGCGATGGTGAGCGGGGGCGAGGCGGAGATGGCGACGGCGGCGATGGACTTCATGGGCTGGACCGGCATGGGGAGGCCGAAGAGCAACCCGGTGACGATGTTGTAGAGCGAAGTGAAGACCAGTGTGGTAGTGAGATTCAGGTTGTTGACCAGAGATAGAGCCAGCACGATGGGTATGTACGTCCCGAGGTCACCCACCGCGCCGGAGAGCTCCGAGAAAAGGGTTGTCTTCAGTTTGATGGAGGCGGGGAGCCACCGGTTGCGGCGGAGGAGAggagtggtggtggtggtggttgacATTTCGCGCTCTTCGTCGGAGATTGAATGGTGTTGATTGCTTGTATAGGCTAAACTACAAAATGAACGAAGGTTGTGTAGTTTTTATAAAGCGGTATACTATTACACCTAGGTTAGATTAAATAAtgattcaaattatataaattatatctgatgttttatttgtcatttacaaacacaacaataaaagttaaaatagttaaaatagtgTAAATTTATCTATAGTTCTGAATCGAAAACTAAATGTTTTAGTCATTCAATAAGTCGCACCTCATTTAGAAGTTGAGATGATCGAAccaagtttaaatatttttattttctccatTATTTGAGACactttttaaagataaaatttcaaaacggacaatatcttaaaaatataattgttgctTTTAATGATGGTTGTGGAACGAACTTAAGTCGAAATCGAAATactaagaaataaattaatctaaaaaaacattttatttatgaacATGTCATGAACAGAATTCACTCAAGAAGTTGgggaaaaaactaaaaaaggaAAGTGAGTGGTATTTTGCAGCACTGAGAAATGGGGTTATAATTGTGCTTACGTTAC
Coding sequences:
- the LOC114167136 gene encoding molybdate transporter 2; this encodes KLHNLRSFCSLAYTSNQHHSISDEEREMSTTTTTTPLLRRNRWLPASIKLKTTLFSELSGAVGDLGTYIPIVLALSLVNNLNLTTTLVFTSLYNIVTGLLFGLPMPVQPMKSIAAVAISASPPLTIAQISAAGLSVAAVLLVLGATGLMSVLYRYLPLPVVRGVQLSQGLTFAFSAVKYIRYDQDLAKSKSGPPRPWLALDGVAVALAAVLFLVLTTGAGDDPPPPQQEEEENKVRVRRRLRVLSTIPAALIVFLFGLVLCFVRDPSIFGDLRFGPSKISVVKITWEDFKVGFVSAAIPQIPLSILNSVIAVCKLSGDLFPEREASAMHVSVSVGLMNFVGCWFGAMPCCHGAGGLAGQYRFGGRSGASVVFLGIAKLVLALVFGNSLGRILGEFPIGILGVLLLFAGIELAMAARDMNTKQESFVMLVCAAVSLTGSSAALGFFVGILLYLFLKLRELECGGFPFGFCSSKTTNSSLQEEEHASLIA